A DNA window from Drosophila gunungcola strain Sukarami unplaced genomic scaffold, Dgunungcola_SK_2 000072F, whole genome shotgun sequence contains the following coding sequences:
- the LOC128264506 gene encoding cytoplasmic dynein 1 intermediate chain isoform X8, whose amino-acid sequence MDRKAELERKKAKLAALREEKDRRRREKEIKDMEEAAGRIGGGAGIDKDQRKDLDEMLSSLGVAPVSEVLSSLSSVNSMTSDNSNTQTPDASLQATVNGQSGGKKQPLNLSVYNVQATNIPPKETLVYTKQTQTTSTGGGNGDGYMEDWWRPRKAHATDYYVLAFDAQGDDEESSLQNLDNGFTSKLPPGYLTHGLPTVKDVAPAITPLEIKKETEVKKEVNELSEEQKQMIILSEDFQRFVVRAGRVIERALSENVDIYTDYIGGGDSEEANDERSHARLSLNRVFYDERWSKNRCITSMDWSTHFPELVVASYHNNEESPNEPDGVVMVWNTKFKKTTPEDVFHCQSAVMSTCFAKFNPNLILGGTYSGQIVLWDNRVQKRTPIQRTPLSAAAHTHPVYCLQMVGTQNAHNVISISSDGKLCSWSLDMLSQPQDTLELQQRQSKAIAITSMAFPANEINSLVMGSEDGYVYSASRHGLRSGVNEVFERHLGPITGISTHYNQLSPDFGHLFLTSSIDWTIKLWSLKDTKPLYSFEDNSDYVMDVAWSPVHPALFAAVDGSGRLDLWNLNQDTEVPTASIVVAGAPALNRVSWTPSGLHVCIGDEAGKLYVYDVAENLAQPSRDEWSRFNTHLSEIKLNQSDEV is encoded by the exons ATGGATCGCAAGGCTGAGCTGGAACGCAAGAAGGCCAAGTTGGCCGCTCTGCGCGAGGAAAAGGACCGCCGGCGGCGCGAGAAGGAGATCAAGGACATGGAGGAGGCGGCCGGACGCATTGGCGGCGGCGCAGGCATCGACAAGGATCAGCGCAA GGATCTCGACGAAATGCTGTCATCGCTGGGCGTGGCCCCCGTCTCGGAGGTCCTGTCCTCGCTCTCCTCCGTCAACTCGATGACCTCGGACAACTCCAACACACAGACCCCCGACGCCAGCCTCCAAGCCACCGTGAATGGGCAAAG CGGCGGAAAGAAACAGCCCTTAAACCTGAGCGTCTACAATGTGCAGGCAACAAACATTCCACCAAAGGAGACGCTGGTCTACACGAAACAGACCCAGACGACCAGTACCGGCGGCGGAAACGGTGATG GATATATGGAGGACTGGTGGCGTCCACGTAAAG CTCATGCTACGGATTATTATG TGCTTGCATTTGATGCCCAAGGAGACGACGAAGAGAGCTCGCTGCAGAATCTGGACAACGGATTCACCTCCAAGCTGCCCCCGGGCTATCTCACCCACGGCCTGCCCACCGTCAAGGACGTCGCCCCGGCCATCACACCCCTCGAGATCAAGAAGGAGACCGAGGTGAAGAAGGAGG tCAACGAGCTGTCCGAGGAGCAAAAGCAGATGATCATCCTGTCGGAGGACTTCCAGCGGTTCGTGGTGCGCGCCGGCCGCGTCATCGAGCGGGCCCTCTCGGAGAACGTGGACATCTACACGGACTACATTGGCGGCGGCGACAGCGAGGAGGCGAACGACGAGCGGTCCCATGCCCGGCTGTCGCTGAACCGCGTCTTCTACGACGAGCGCTGGTCGAAGAACCGCTGCATCACCAGCATGGACTGGTCCACCCACTTCCCGGAGCTGGTGGTGGCCTCCTACCACAACAACGAGGAGAGCCCCAACGAGCCGGACGGCGTGGTGATGGTGTGGAACACCAAGTTCAAGAAGACCACGCCCGAGGACGTCTTCCACTGCCAGAGTGCGGTGATGTCCACCTGCTTTGCCAAGTTCAATCCCAACCTGATCCTCGGCGGCACCTATTCGGGCCAAATCGTGCTGTGGGACAACCGCGTGCAGAAGCGCACGCCCATCCAGCGCACACCGCTCAGCGCTGCGGCGCACACGCATCCCGTCTACTGCCTCCAAATGGTGGGCACCCAGAATGCGCACAATGTCATCTCCATTTCGTCGGACGGCAAGCTGTGCTCCTGGTCGCTGGACATGCTCTCGCAGCCGCAGGACActctggagctgcagcagcgccAGTCGAAGGCGATCGCCATCACATCGATGGCCTTCCCGGCCAACGAGATCAACAGCCTGGTGATGGGCAGCGAGGACGGCTACGTCTACTCCGCCTCCCGCCACGGCCTCCGTTCCGGCGTCAACGAGGTGTTCGAACGCCACCTGGGCCCCATCACCGGCATATCCACGCACTACAATCAGCTGTCGCCGGACTTTGGCCACCTCTTCCTCACATCGTCAATTGACTGGACCATCAAACTGTGGTCGCTCAAG GACACAAAGCCGTTGTACTCCTTCGAGGATAACTCGGACTACGTGATGGACGTCGCCTGGTCGCCCGTGCATCCCGCACTCTTCGCCGCCGTCGATGGAAGCGGCCGCCTGGACCTGTGGAACCTCAACCAGGACACGGAGGTGCCGACAGCCTCGATCGTTGTGGCCGGAGCACCGGCCCTGAACCGCGTCTCCTGGACGCCATCTGGCCTGCACGTCTGCATCGGCGACGAGGCCGGCAAGCTGTACGTGTACGATGTGGCCGAGAACTTGGCGCAGCCATCGCGCGACGAGTGGTCGCGGTTCAATACCCATCTTAGCGAGATCAAGCTGAACCAGAGCGACGAGGTCTAG
- the LOC128264506 gene encoding cytoplasmic dynein 1 intermediate chain isoform X11: MDRKAELERKKAKLAALREEKDRRRREKEIKDMEEAAGRIGGGAGIDKDQRKDLDEMLSSLGVAPVSEVLSSLSSVNSMTSDNSNTQTPDASLQATVNGQSGGKKQPLNLSVYNVQATNIPPKETLVYTKQTQTTSTGGGNGDAHATDYYVLAFDAQGDDEESSLQNLDNGFTSKLPPGYLTHGLPTVKDVAPAITPLEIKKETEVKKEVNELSEEQKQMIILSEDFQRFVVRAGRVIERALSENVDIYTDYIGGGDSEEANDERSHARLSLNRVFYDERWSKNRCITSMDWSTHFPELVVASYHNNEESPNEPDGVVMVWNTKFKKTTPEDVFHCQSAVMSTCFAKFNPNLILGGTYSGQIVLWDNRVQKRTPIQRTPLSAAAHTHPVYCLQMVGTQNAHNVISISSDGKLCSWSLDMLSQPQDTLELQQRQSKAIAITSMAFPANEINSLVMGSEDGYVYSASRHGLRSGVNEVFERHLGPITGISTHYNQLSPDFGHLFLTSSIDWTIKLWSLKDTKPLYSFEDNSDYVMDVAWSPVHPALFAAVDGSGRLDLWNLNQDTEVPTASIVVAGAPALNRVSWTPSGLHVCIGDEAGKLYVYDVAENLAQPSRDEWSRFNTHLSEIKLNQSDEV, from the exons ATGGATCGCAAGGCTGAGCTGGAACGCAAGAAGGCCAAGTTGGCCGCTCTGCGCGAGGAAAAGGACCGCCGGCGGCGCGAGAAGGAGATCAAGGACATGGAGGAGGCGGCCGGACGCATTGGCGGCGGCGCAGGCATCGACAAGGATCAGCGCAA GGATCTCGACGAAATGCTGTCATCGCTGGGCGTGGCCCCCGTCTCGGAGGTCCTGTCCTCGCTCTCCTCCGTCAACTCGATGACCTCGGACAACTCCAACACACAGACCCCCGACGCCAGCCTCCAAGCCACCGTGAATGGGCAAAG CGGCGGAAAGAAACAGCCCTTAAACCTGAGCGTCTACAATGTGCAGGCAACAAACATTCCACCAAAGGAGACGCTGGTCTACACGAAACAGACCCAGACGACCAGTACCGGCGGCGGAAACGGTGATG CTCATGCTACGGATTATTATG TGCTTGCATTTGATGCCCAAGGAGACGACGAAGAGAGCTCGCTGCAGAATCTGGACAACGGATTCACCTCCAAGCTGCCCCCGGGCTATCTCACCCACGGCCTGCCCACCGTCAAGGACGTCGCCCCGGCCATCACACCCCTCGAGATCAAGAAGGAGACCGAGGTGAAGAAGGAGG tCAACGAGCTGTCCGAGGAGCAAAAGCAGATGATCATCCTGTCGGAGGACTTCCAGCGGTTCGTGGTGCGCGCCGGCCGCGTCATCGAGCGGGCCCTCTCGGAGAACGTGGACATCTACACGGACTACATTGGCGGCGGCGACAGCGAGGAGGCGAACGACGAGCGGTCCCATGCCCGGCTGTCGCTGAACCGCGTCTTCTACGACGAGCGCTGGTCGAAGAACCGCTGCATCACCAGCATGGACTGGTCCACCCACTTCCCGGAGCTGGTGGTGGCCTCCTACCACAACAACGAGGAGAGCCCCAACGAGCCGGACGGCGTGGTGATGGTGTGGAACACCAAGTTCAAGAAGACCACGCCCGAGGACGTCTTCCACTGCCAGAGTGCGGTGATGTCCACCTGCTTTGCCAAGTTCAATCCCAACCTGATCCTCGGCGGCACCTATTCGGGCCAAATCGTGCTGTGGGACAACCGCGTGCAGAAGCGCACGCCCATCCAGCGCACACCGCTCAGCGCTGCGGCGCACACGCATCCCGTCTACTGCCTCCAAATGGTGGGCACCCAGAATGCGCACAATGTCATCTCCATTTCGTCGGACGGCAAGCTGTGCTCCTGGTCGCTGGACATGCTCTCGCAGCCGCAGGACActctggagctgcagcagcgccAGTCGAAGGCGATCGCCATCACATCGATGGCCTTCCCGGCCAACGAGATCAACAGCCTGGTGATGGGCAGCGAGGACGGCTACGTCTACTCCGCCTCCCGCCACGGCCTCCGTTCCGGCGTCAACGAGGTGTTCGAACGCCACCTGGGCCCCATCACCGGCATATCCACGCACTACAATCAGCTGTCGCCGGACTTTGGCCACCTCTTCCTCACATCGTCAATTGACTGGACCATCAAACTGTGGTCGCTCAAG GACACAAAGCCGTTGTACTCCTTCGAGGATAACTCGGACTACGTGATGGACGTCGCCTGGTCGCCCGTGCATCCCGCACTCTTCGCCGCCGTCGATGGAAGCGGCCGCCTGGACCTGTGGAACCTCAACCAGGACACGGAGGTGCCGACAGCCTCGATCGTTGTGGCCGGAGCACCGGCCCTGAACCGCGTCTCCTGGACGCCATCTGGCCTGCACGTCTGCATCGGCGACGAGGCCGGCAAGCTGTACGTGTACGATGTGGCCGAGAACTTGGCGCAGCCATCGCGCGACGAGTGGTCGCGGTTCAATACCCATCTTAGCGAGATCAAGCTGAACCAGAGCGACGAGGTCTAG
- the LOC128264506 gene encoding cytoplasmic dynein 1 intermediate chain isoform X14, with the protein MDRKAELERKKAKLAALREEKDRRRREKEIKDMEEAAGRIGGGAGIDKDQRKDLDEMLSSLGVAPVSEVLSSLSSVNSMTSDNSNTQTPDASLQATVNGQSGGKKQPLNLSVYNVQATNIPPKETLVYTKQTQTTSTGGGNGDAHATDYYDDEESSLQNLDNGFTSKLPPGYLTHGLPTVKDVAPAITPLEIKKETEVKKEVNELSEEQKQMIILSEDFQRFVVRAGRVIERALSENVDIYTDYIGGGDSEEANDERSHARLSLNRVFYDERWSKNRCITSMDWSTHFPELVVASYHNNEESPNEPDGVVMVWNTKFKKTTPEDVFHCQSAVMSTCFAKFNPNLILGGTYSGQIVLWDNRVQKRTPIQRTPLSAAAHTHPVYCLQMVGTQNAHNVISISSDGKLCSWSLDMLSQPQDTLELQQRQSKAIAITSMAFPANEINSLVMGSEDGYVYSASRHGLRSGVNEVFERHLGPITGISTHYNQLSPDFGHLFLTSSIDWTIKLWSLKDTKPLYSFEDNSDYVMDVAWSPVHPALFAAVDGSGRLDLWNLNQDTEVPTASIVVAGAPALNRVSWTPSGLHVCIGDEAGKLYVYDVAENLAQPSRDEWSRFNTHLSEIKLNQSDEV; encoded by the exons ATGGATCGCAAGGCTGAGCTGGAACGCAAGAAGGCCAAGTTGGCCGCTCTGCGCGAGGAAAAGGACCGCCGGCGGCGCGAGAAGGAGATCAAGGACATGGAGGAGGCGGCCGGACGCATTGGCGGCGGCGCAGGCATCGACAAGGATCAGCGCAA GGATCTCGACGAAATGCTGTCATCGCTGGGCGTGGCCCCCGTCTCGGAGGTCCTGTCCTCGCTCTCCTCCGTCAACTCGATGACCTCGGACAACTCCAACACACAGACCCCCGACGCCAGCCTCCAAGCCACCGTGAATGGGCAAAG CGGCGGAAAGAAACAGCCCTTAAACCTGAGCGTCTACAATGTGCAGGCAACAAACATTCCACCAAAGGAGACGCTGGTCTACACGAAACAGACCCAGACGACCAGTACCGGCGGCGGAAACGGTGATG CTCATGCTACGGATTATTATG ACGACGAAGAGAGCTCGCTGCAGAATCTGGACAACGGATTCACCTCCAAGCTGCCCCCGGGCTATCTCACCCACGGCCTGCCCACCGTCAAGGACGTCGCCCCGGCCATCACACCCCTCGAGATCAAGAAGGAGACCGAGGTGAAGAAGGAGG tCAACGAGCTGTCCGAGGAGCAAAAGCAGATGATCATCCTGTCGGAGGACTTCCAGCGGTTCGTGGTGCGCGCCGGCCGCGTCATCGAGCGGGCCCTCTCGGAGAACGTGGACATCTACACGGACTACATTGGCGGCGGCGACAGCGAGGAGGCGAACGACGAGCGGTCCCATGCCCGGCTGTCGCTGAACCGCGTCTTCTACGACGAGCGCTGGTCGAAGAACCGCTGCATCACCAGCATGGACTGGTCCACCCACTTCCCGGAGCTGGTGGTGGCCTCCTACCACAACAACGAGGAGAGCCCCAACGAGCCGGACGGCGTGGTGATGGTGTGGAACACCAAGTTCAAGAAGACCACGCCCGAGGACGTCTTCCACTGCCAGAGTGCGGTGATGTCCACCTGCTTTGCCAAGTTCAATCCCAACCTGATCCTCGGCGGCACCTATTCGGGCCAAATCGTGCTGTGGGACAACCGCGTGCAGAAGCGCACGCCCATCCAGCGCACACCGCTCAGCGCTGCGGCGCACACGCATCCCGTCTACTGCCTCCAAATGGTGGGCACCCAGAATGCGCACAATGTCATCTCCATTTCGTCGGACGGCAAGCTGTGCTCCTGGTCGCTGGACATGCTCTCGCAGCCGCAGGACActctggagctgcagcagcgccAGTCGAAGGCGATCGCCATCACATCGATGGCCTTCCCGGCCAACGAGATCAACAGCCTGGTGATGGGCAGCGAGGACGGCTACGTCTACTCCGCCTCCCGCCACGGCCTCCGTTCCGGCGTCAACGAGGTGTTCGAACGCCACCTGGGCCCCATCACCGGCATATCCACGCACTACAATCAGCTGTCGCCGGACTTTGGCCACCTCTTCCTCACATCGTCAATTGACTGGACCATCAAACTGTGGTCGCTCAAG GACACAAAGCCGTTGTACTCCTTCGAGGATAACTCGGACTACGTGATGGACGTCGCCTGGTCGCCCGTGCATCCCGCACTCTTCGCCGCCGTCGATGGAAGCGGCCGCCTGGACCTGTGGAACCTCAACCAGGACACGGAGGTGCCGACAGCCTCGATCGTTGTGGCCGGAGCACCGGCCCTGAACCGCGTCTCCTGGACGCCATCTGGCCTGCACGTCTGCATCGGCGACGAGGCCGGCAAGCTGTACGTGTACGATGTGGCCGAGAACTTGGCGCAGCCATCGCGCGACGAGTGGTCGCGGTTCAATACCCATCTTAGCGAGATCAAGCTGAACCAGAGCGACGAGGTCTAG
- the LOC128264506 gene encoding cytoplasmic dynein 1 intermediate chain isoform X12, translating into MDRKAELERKKAKLAALREEKDRRRREKEIKDMEEAAGRIGGGAGIDKDQRKDLDEMLSSLGVAPVSEVLSSLSSVNSMTSDNSNTQTPDASLQATVNGQSGGKKQPLNLSVYNVQATNIPPKETLVYTKQTQTTSTGGGNGDVLAFDAQGDDEESSLQNLDNGFTSKLPPGYLTHGLPTVKDVAPAITPLEIKKETEVKKEVNELSEEQKQMIILSEDFQRFVVRAGRVIERALSENVDIYTDYIGGGDSEEANDERSHARLSLNRVFYDERWSKNRCITSMDWSTHFPELVVASYHNNEESPNEPDGVVMVWNTKFKKTTPEDVFHCQSAVMSTCFAKFNPNLILGGTYSGQIVLWDNRVQKRTPIQRTPLSAAAHTHPVYCLQMVGTQNAHNVISISSDGKLCSWSLDMLSQPQDTLELQQRQSKAIAITSMAFPANEINSLVMGSEDGYVYSASRHGLRSGVNEVFERHLGPITGISTHYNQLSPDFGHLFLTSSIDWTIKLWSLKDTKPLYSFEDNSDYVMDVAWSPVHPALFAAVDGSGRLDLWNLNQDTEVPTASIVVAGAPALNRVSWTPSGLHVCIGDEAGKLYVYDVAENLAQPSRDEWSRFNTHLSEIKLNQSDEV; encoded by the exons ATGGATCGCAAGGCTGAGCTGGAACGCAAGAAGGCCAAGTTGGCCGCTCTGCGCGAGGAAAAGGACCGCCGGCGGCGCGAGAAGGAGATCAAGGACATGGAGGAGGCGGCCGGACGCATTGGCGGCGGCGCAGGCATCGACAAGGATCAGCGCAA GGATCTCGACGAAATGCTGTCATCGCTGGGCGTGGCCCCCGTCTCGGAGGTCCTGTCCTCGCTCTCCTCCGTCAACTCGATGACCTCGGACAACTCCAACACACAGACCCCCGACGCCAGCCTCCAAGCCACCGTGAATGGGCAAAG CGGCGGAAAGAAACAGCCCTTAAACCTGAGCGTCTACAATGTGCAGGCAACAAACATTCCACCAAAGGAGACGCTGGTCTACACGAAACAGACCCAGACGACCAGTACCGGCGGCGGAAACGGTGATG TGCTTGCATTTGATGCCCAAGGAGACGACGAAGAGAGCTCGCTGCAGAATCTGGACAACGGATTCACCTCCAAGCTGCCCCCGGGCTATCTCACCCACGGCCTGCCCACCGTCAAGGACGTCGCCCCGGCCATCACACCCCTCGAGATCAAGAAGGAGACCGAGGTGAAGAAGGAGG tCAACGAGCTGTCCGAGGAGCAAAAGCAGATGATCATCCTGTCGGAGGACTTCCAGCGGTTCGTGGTGCGCGCCGGCCGCGTCATCGAGCGGGCCCTCTCGGAGAACGTGGACATCTACACGGACTACATTGGCGGCGGCGACAGCGAGGAGGCGAACGACGAGCGGTCCCATGCCCGGCTGTCGCTGAACCGCGTCTTCTACGACGAGCGCTGGTCGAAGAACCGCTGCATCACCAGCATGGACTGGTCCACCCACTTCCCGGAGCTGGTGGTGGCCTCCTACCACAACAACGAGGAGAGCCCCAACGAGCCGGACGGCGTGGTGATGGTGTGGAACACCAAGTTCAAGAAGACCACGCCCGAGGACGTCTTCCACTGCCAGAGTGCGGTGATGTCCACCTGCTTTGCCAAGTTCAATCCCAACCTGATCCTCGGCGGCACCTATTCGGGCCAAATCGTGCTGTGGGACAACCGCGTGCAGAAGCGCACGCCCATCCAGCGCACACCGCTCAGCGCTGCGGCGCACACGCATCCCGTCTACTGCCTCCAAATGGTGGGCACCCAGAATGCGCACAATGTCATCTCCATTTCGTCGGACGGCAAGCTGTGCTCCTGGTCGCTGGACATGCTCTCGCAGCCGCAGGACActctggagctgcagcagcgccAGTCGAAGGCGATCGCCATCACATCGATGGCCTTCCCGGCCAACGAGATCAACAGCCTGGTGATGGGCAGCGAGGACGGCTACGTCTACTCCGCCTCCCGCCACGGCCTCCGTTCCGGCGTCAACGAGGTGTTCGAACGCCACCTGGGCCCCATCACCGGCATATCCACGCACTACAATCAGCTGTCGCCGGACTTTGGCCACCTCTTCCTCACATCGTCAATTGACTGGACCATCAAACTGTGGTCGCTCAAG GACACAAAGCCGTTGTACTCCTTCGAGGATAACTCGGACTACGTGATGGACGTCGCCTGGTCGCCCGTGCATCCCGCACTCTTCGCCGCCGTCGATGGAAGCGGCCGCCTGGACCTGTGGAACCTCAACCAGGACACGGAGGTGCCGACAGCCTCGATCGTTGTGGCCGGAGCACCGGCCCTGAACCGCGTCTCCTGGACGCCATCTGGCCTGCACGTCTGCATCGGCGACGAGGCCGGCAAGCTGTACGTGTACGATGTGGCCGAGAACTTGGCGCAGCCATCGCGCGACGAGTGGTCGCGGTTCAATACCCATCTTAGCGAGATCAAGCTGAACCAGAGCGACGAGGTCTAG